A stretch of the Apteryx mantelli isolate bAptMan1 chromosome 3, bAptMan1.hap1, whole genome shotgun sequence genome encodes the following:
- the THBS2 gene encoding thrombospondin-2 isoform X2, with the protein MLQRSGLLLLTVLITLWASSDAQDGDKEEDTAFDLLQISNINRKTVGAKLFRGPDPSVPAYRFIRFDHIPPCKPEKLKKIVKLIRQNEGFILSATLRQDRQSRGTLLALEGPGISERQFEIISNGRANTLDLIYWVDGFQNVISLEDVDLADSQWKNLTVQVTGENYSLYVGCDLIDSFILEEPFYEQLKAENSRMYVAKGAIRENHFRGLLQNIQLIFDTSIEDVLHKKGCQRTQPTEVNTINESTEILHLSPAVTTEYVGEKTEKKAEFCDRSCEELGTMFTELTGLRIVVNNLADNLQKVSEENQIMWELIGPNKTLRNQSVCWQDGRVFSDNESWIVDSCTKCTCQDSKIVCHQITCPAVSCADPSFIEGECCPVCSHSDDSEEGWSPWSDWTKCSVTCGSGTQMRGRSCDVTRSACTGPHIQTRMCSFKKCDHRIRQDGGWSHWSPWSSCSVTCGVGNITRIRLCNSPIPQMGGKNCAGNGRETEKCEKSPCPVNGQWGPWSPWSACTVTCGGGLRERSRLCNGPEPQFGGKPCVGDVKQHDMCNKKDCPIDGCLSNPCFPGAECNSYPDGSWSCGPCPAGYLGNGTDCEDLDECIAVPDVCFKVNQVHRCVNTNPGFHCLPCPPRYKGSQPYGVGLEVAKTEKQVCEPENPCKDKTHSCHKSAECIYLGHFSDPMYKCECRTGYAGDGHICGEDSDLDGWPNNNLVCAANATYHCVKDNCPLLPNSGQEDFDKDGKGDACDEDDDNDGVEDDKDNCPLLFNPRQFDYDKDEVGDRCDNCPYVHNPAQIDTDNNGEGDSCAVDIDGDDIFNERDNCPYVYNTDQSDTDGDGVGDQCDNCPLMHNPDQTDVDNDLVGDQCDNNEDIDEDGHQNNQDNCPYIPNANQADHDKDGKGDACDPDDDNDGIPDDRDNCRLRYNPDQEDSDGDGRGDICKDDFDNDNIPDIYDVCPENNAISETDFRKFQMVPLDPKGTAQIDPNWVIRHQGKELVQTANSDPGIAVGYDEFSSVDFSGTFYVNTDRDDDYAGFVFGYQSSSRFYVLMWKQVTQTYWEDKPTRAYGYSGVSLKVVNSTTGTGEHLRNALWHTGNTPGQVRTLWHDPKNIGWKDYTAYRWHLIHRPKTGLIKVLVYEGKQVMVDSGPVYDTTFAGGRLGLFVFSQEMVYFSDLKYECRDA; encoded by the exons ATGCTACAGAGGAGTGGGCTGTTGTTGCTAACTGTCTTGATAACCCTGTGGGCTTCCTCAGATGCTCAGG ATGGTGACAAGGAAGAAGATACTGCCTTTGATTTGCTTCAAATCAGTAACATAAACCGAAAGACAGTTGGAGCAAAATTGTTTCGGGGTCCAGATCCCTCTGTCCCAGCATATCGTTTCATTCGGTTTGATCATATACCTCCATGTAaaccagagaaattaaaaaagattGTCAAACTCATACGGCAAAATGAGGGCTTTATTCTTTCAGCCACCCTGAGACAGGACAGGCAGTCTAGAGGCACTCTTCTTGCTTTAGAGGGTCCTGGCATCAGTGAGAGGCAGTTCGAGATTATTTCCAATGGCCGAGCCAACACCCTGGACCTTATCTATTGGGTGGATGGCTTCCAGAACGTGATTTCCTTGGAAGATGTGGACCTTGCAGACTCACAGTGGAAGAACCTCACAGTGCAAGTAACAGGGGAGAACTACAGCCTCTATGTTGGCTGTGACCTCATTGACAGCTTCATCCTGGAGGAGCCTTTCTATGAGCaactgaaagcagaaaacagtAGAATGTATGTGGCAAAAGGAGCTATTCGGGAGAACCATTTCAGG GGTCTTTTGCAAAATATTCAGTTAATCTTTGACACCTCAATAGAGGACGTTCTGCATAAAAAAGGATGCCAAAGGACCCAACCAA CTGAAGTGAACACTATCAATGAGAGCACTGAAATCCTTCACTTGAGCCCTGCTGTCACAACTGAGTATGTtggtgaaaaaacagaaaagaaggcgGAGTTTTGTGACCGCTCCTGTGAAGAGCTGGGAACGATGTTCACTGAACTCACTGGCCTGCGCATTGTAGTGAACAACTTGGCTGATAACCTTCAGAAAGTG TCTGAAGAGAACCAAATTATGTGGGAATTGATTGGGCCAAACAAAACACTCAGGAACCAGTCAGTTTGCTGGCAGGATGGCCGTGTCTTTTCAGATAATGAAAGCTGGATTGTAGATAGCTGCACCAAGTGTACCTGCCAG GATTCTAAAATTGTGTGCCATCAAATCACCTGCCCCGCAGTCTCTTGTGCTGATCCATCTTTTATTGAAGGCGAATGCTGTCCAGTCTGCTCTCATT ctgaTGACAGTGAGGAAGGCTGGTCACCATGGTCAGACTGGACAAAGTGCTCAGTTACTTGTGGGTCTGGCACTCAGATGCGGGGAAGGTCGTGCGATGTCACCAGGAGTGCTTGTACAGGCCCGCACATCCAGACAAGAATGTGCAGCTTTAAGAAATGTGACCATCGCA TACGTCAAGatggtggctggagtcactggtCTCCCTGGTCTTCCTGTTCAGTTACCTGTGGAGTAGGAAATATCACTCGTATCCGCCTCTGCAATTCCCCCATTCCTCAGATGGGTGGGAAAAATTGTGCGGGAAATGGTCGTGAAACAGAGAAATGTGAGAAGTCTCCATGTCCAG TGAATGGTCAGTGGGGTCCTTGGTCTCCATGGTCTGCTTGCACTGTTACCTGTGGAGGAGGACTTCGTGAGAGGTCTCGCCTCTGTAATGGTCCAGAGCCACAGTTTGGAGGAAAGCCATGTGTGGGAGATGTCAAACAACATGATATGTGCAATAAGAAGGATTGCCCAATTG ATGGGTGTTTGTCAAATCCTTGCTTTCCTGGAGCAGAGTGCAACAGTTACCCAGATGGATCTTGGTCATGTGGGCCATGTCCAGCAGGCTACCTTGGCAATGGCACAGACTGTGAGGATCTTGATGAG tgTATAGCTGTACCGGATGTCTGCTTTAAGGTGAATCAGGTCCATCGCTGTGTGAACACAAATCCAGGATTCCACTGCTTGCCATGTCCTCCACGCTATAAAGGAAGTCAGCCCTATGGTGTAGGACTGGAAGTTGCAAAGACGGAGAAGCAA GTGTGTGAACCTGAGAATCCATGTAAGGACAAGACACACAGTTGCCACAAGTCTGCAGAATGTATCTATCTGGGCCATTTCAGTGATCCCATGTACAAATGTGAATGCAGGACAGGTTATGCTGGTGATGGACACATTTGTGGTGAAGATTCAGATTTGGATGGCTGGCCTAATAATAACTTGGTCTGTGCTGCTAATGCTACATACCATTGTGTGAAG GATAACTGCCCCCTTCTGCCTAACTCTGGCCAAGAAGACTTTGATAAAGATGGCAAAGGAGATGCCTGTGATGAGGATGATGACAATGATGGCGTTGAAGATGACAAA GACAATTGCCCTCTTCTATTTAACCCTCGTCAATTTGATTATGACAAGGATGAAGTTGGTGACCGCTGTGATAATTGCCCTTATGTGCACAACCCGGCTCAGATTGACACAGATAATAACGGGGAGGGTGACTCATGTGCTGTGGATATTGACGGAGATG aCATTTTTAATGAACGAGATAACTGTCCTTATGTCTACAACACAGACCAGAGTGATACAGATGGTGATGGTGTTGGTGATCAGTGTGATAACTGTCCATTGATGCATAATCCAGACCAG ACTGATGTGGATAATGACCTTGTTGGTGACCAGTGTGACAACAATGAGGACATAGATGAAGATGGTCACCAGAACAACCAAGATAACTGCCCTTACATCCCCAACGCTAACCAAGCTGACCATGATAAGGATGGTAAAGGGGATGCCTGCGATCCTGATGATGACAATGATGGTATCCCTGATGACAGGGACAATTGTCGCCTCAGATACAACCCTGACCAGGAGGACTCTGATG GTGATGGCAGAGGTGACATTTGCAAAGATGATTTCGACAATGACAATATCCCAGATATTTATGATGTATGCCCTGAAAATAATGCCATCAGTGAAACTGACTTCAGGAAGTTCCAGATGGTCCCCTTGGACCCCAAGGGAACAGCTCAGATTGATCCCAACTGGGTTATTCGCCACCAAGGCAAGGAACTGGTGCAGACTGCCAACTCTGATCCTGGCATAGCTGTAG GCTATGACGAGTTCagctctgttgacttcagtggcacGTTCTATGTTAACACAGACCGCGATGATGACTATGCTGGCTTTGTGTTTGGCTATCAGTCCAGCAGTCGGTTTTATGTCCTGATGTGGAAGCAGGTCACTCAGACCTACTGGGAGGACAAACCCACCAGGGCATATGGCTATTCTGGTGTGTCACTCAAAGTAGTGAATTCAACAACTGGTACTGGTGAACATTTGAGAAATGCTCTCTGGCACACAGGAAACACCCCTGGACAG GTGCGTACTTTGTGGCATGATCCCAAGAACATTGGCTGGAAAGATTATACTGCTTACAGGTGGCATTTGATTCATCGGCCTAAAACAGGATTAATAAA AGTTTTAGTGTATGAAGGGAAGCAAGTCATGGTGGATTCTGGACCAGTCTATGATACAACCTTTGCTGGTGGACGATTAGGTCTTTTTGTCTTCTCTCAAGAGATGGTCTATTTCTCTGACCTCAAATATGAATGCAGAG ATGCTTGA
- the THBS2 gene encoding thrombospondin-2 isoform X1 has translation MPGVMLQRSGLLLLTVLITLWASSDAQDGDKEEDTAFDLLQISNINRKTVGAKLFRGPDPSVPAYRFIRFDHIPPCKPEKLKKIVKLIRQNEGFILSATLRQDRQSRGTLLALEGPGISERQFEIISNGRANTLDLIYWVDGFQNVISLEDVDLADSQWKNLTVQVTGENYSLYVGCDLIDSFILEEPFYEQLKAENSRMYVAKGAIRENHFRGLLQNIQLIFDTSIEDVLHKKGCQRTQPTEVNTINESTEILHLSPAVTTEYVGEKTEKKAEFCDRSCEELGTMFTELTGLRIVVNNLADNLQKVSEENQIMWELIGPNKTLRNQSVCWQDGRVFSDNESWIVDSCTKCTCQDSKIVCHQITCPAVSCADPSFIEGECCPVCSHSDDSEEGWSPWSDWTKCSVTCGSGTQMRGRSCDVTRSACTGPHIQTRMCSFKKCDHRIRQDGGWSHWSPWSSCSVTCGVGNITRIRLCNSPIPQMGGKNCAGNGRETEKCEKSPCPVNGQWGPWSPWSACTVTCGGGLRERSRLCNGPEPQFGGKPCVGDVKQHDMCNKKDCPIDGCLSNPCFPGAECNSYPDGSWSCGPCPAGYLGNGTDCEDLDECIAVPDVCFKVNQVHRCVNTNPGFHCLPCPPRYKGSQPYGVGLEVAKTEKQVCEPENPCKDKTHSCHKSAECIYLGHFSDPMYKCECRTGYAGDGHICGEDSDLDGWPNNNLVCAANATYHCVKDNCPLLPNSGQEDFDKDGKGDACDEDDDNDGVEDDKDNCPLLFNPRQFDYDKDEVGDRCDNCPYVHNPAQIDTDNNGEGDSCAVDIDGDDIFNERDNCPYVYNTDQSDTDGDGVGDQCDNCPLMHNPDQTDVDNDLVGDQCDNNEDIDEDGHQNNQDNCPYIPNANQADHDKDGKGDACDPDDDNDGIPDDRDNCRLRYNPDQEDSDGDGRGDICKDDFDNDNIPDIYDVCPENNAISETDFRKFQMVPLDPKGTAQIDPNWVIRHQGKELVQTANSDPGIAVGYDEFSSVDFSGTFYVNTDRDDDYAGFVFGYQSSSRFYVLMWKQVTQTYWEDKPTRAYGYSGVSLKVVNSTTGTGEHLRNALWHTGNTPGQVRTLWHDPKNIGWKDYTAYRWHLIHRPKTGLIKVLVYEGKQVMVDSGPVYDTTFAGGRLGLFVFSQEMVYFSDLKYECRDA, from the exons ATGCCAG GAGTTATGCTACAGAGGAGTGGGCTGTTGTTGCTAACTGTCTTGATAACCCTGTGGGCTTCCTCAGATGCTCAGG ATGGTGACAAGGAAGAAGATACTGCCTTTGATTTGCTTCAAATCAGTAACATAAACCGAAAGACAGTTGGAGCAAAATTGTTTCGGGGTCCAGATCCCTCTGTCCCAGCATATCGTTTCATTCGGTTTGATCATATACCTCCATGTAaaccagagaaattaaaaaagattGTCAAACTCATACGGCAAAATGAGGGCTTTATTCTTTCAGCCACCCTGAGACAGGACAGGCAGTCTAGAGGCACTCTTCTTGCTTTAGAGGGTCCTGGCATCAGTGAGAGGCAGTTCGAGATTATTTCCAATGGCCGAGCCAACACCCTGGACCTTATCTATTGGGTGGATGGCTTCCAGAACGTGATTTCCTTGGAAGATGTGGACCTTGCAGACTCACAGTGGAAGAACCTCACAGTGCAAGTAACAGGGGAGAACTACAGCCTCTATGTTGGCTGTGACCTCATTGACAGCTTCATCCTGGAGGAGCCTTTCTATGAGCaactgaaagcagaaaacagtAGAATGTATGTGGCAAAAGGAGCTATTCGGGAGAACCATTTCAGG GGTCTTTTGCAAAATATTCAGTTAATCTTTGACACCTCAATAGAGGACGTTCTGCATAAAAAAGGATGCCAAAGGACCCAACCAA CTGAAGTGAACACTATCAATGAGAGCACTGAAATCCTTCACTTGAGCCCTGCTGTCACAACTGAGTATGTtggtgaaaaaacagaaaagaaggcgGAGTTTTGTGACCGCTCCTGTGAAGAGCTGGGAACGATGTTCACTGAACTCACTGGCCTGCGCATTGTAGTGAACAACTTGGCTGATAACCTTCAGAAAGTG TCTGAAGAGAACCAAATTATGTGGGAATTGATTGGGCCAAACAAAACACTCAGGAACCAGTCAGTTTGCTGGCAGGATGGCCGTGTCTTTTCAGATAATGAAAGCTGGATTGTAGATAGCTGCACCAAGTGTACCTGCCAG GATTCTAAAATTGTGTGCCATCAAATCACCTGCCCCGCAGTCTCTTGTGCTGATCCATCTTTTATTGAAGGCGAATGCTGTCCAGTCTGCTCTCATT ctgaTGACAGTGAGGAAGGCTGGTCACCATGGTCAGACTGGACAAAGTGCTCAGTTACTTGTGGGTCTGGCACTCAGATGCGGGGAAGGTCGTGCGATGTCACCAGGAGTGCTTGTACAGGCCCGCACATCCAGACAAGAATGTGCAGCTTTAAGAAATGTGACCATCGCA TACGTCAAGatggtggctggagtcactggtCTCCCTGGTCTTCCTGTTCAGTTACCTGTGGAGTAGGAAATATCACTCGTATCCGCCTCTGCAATTCCCCCATTCCTCAGATGGGTGGGAAAAATTGTGCGGGAAATGGTCGTGAAACAGAGAAATGTGAGAAGTCTCCATGTCCAG TGAATGGTCAGTGGGGTCCTTGGTCTCCATGGTCTGCTTGCACTGTTACCTGTGGAGGAGGACTTCGTGAGAGGTCTCGCCTCTGTAATGGTCCAGAGCCACAGTTTGGAGGAAAGCCATGTGTGGGAGATGTCAAACAACATGATATGTGCAATAAGAAGGATTGCCCAATTG ATGGGTGTTTGTCAAATCCTTGCTTTCCTGGAGCAGAGTGCAACAGTTACCCAGATGGATCTTGGTCATGTGGGCCATGTCCAGCAGGCTACCTTGGCAATGGCACAGACTGTGAGGATCTTGATGAG tgTATAGCTGTACCGGATGTCTGCTTTAAGGTGAATCAGGTCCATCGCTGTGTGAACACAAATCCAGGATTCCACTGCTTGCCATGTCCTCCACGCTATAAAGGAAGTCAGCCCTATGGTGTAGGACTGGAAGTTGCAAAGACGGAGAAGCAA GTGTGTGAACCTGAGAATCCATGTAAGGACAAGACACACAGTTGCCACAAGTCTGCAGAATGTATCTATCTGGGCCATTTCAGTGATCCCATGTACAAATGTGAATGCAGGACAGGTTATGCTGGTGATGGACACATTTGTGGTGAAGATTCAGATTTGGATGGCTGGCCTAATAATAACTTGGTCTGTGCTGCTAATGCTACATACCATTGTGTGAAG GATAACTGCCCCCTTCTGCCTAACTCTGGCCAAGAAGACTTTGATAAAGATGGCAAAGGAGATGCCTGTGATGAGGATGATGACAATGATGGCGTTGAAGATGACAAA GACAATTGCCCTCTTCTATTTAACCCTCGTCAATTTGATTATGACAAGGATGAAGTTGGTGACCGCTGTGATAATTGCCCTTATGTGCACAACCCGGCTCAGATTGACACAGATAATAACGGGGAGGGTGACTCATGTGCTGTGGATATTGACGGAGATG aCATTTTTAATGAACGAGATAACTGTCCTTATGTCTACAACACAGACCAGAGTGATACAGATGGTGATGGTGTTGGTGATCAGTGTGATAACTGTCCATTGATGCATAATCCAGACCAG ACTGATGTGGATAATGACCTTGTTGGTGACCAGTGTGACAACAATGAGGACATAGATGAAGATGGTCACCAGAACAACCAAGATAACTGCCCTTACATCCCCAACGCTAACCAAGCTGACCATGATAAGGATGGTAAAGGGGATGCCTGCGATCCTGATGATGACAATGATGGTATCCCTGATGACAGGGACAATTGTCGCCTCAGATACAACCCTGACCAGGAGGACTCTGATG GTGATGGCAGAGGTGACATTTGCAAAGATGATTTCGACAATGACAATATCCCAGATATTTATGATGTATGCCCTGAAAATAATGCCATCAGTGAAACTGACTTCAGGAAGTTCCAGATGGTCCCCTTGGACCCCAAGGGAACAGCTCAGATTGATCCCAACTGGGTTATTCGCCACCAAGGCAAGGAACTGGTGCAGACTGCCAACTCTGATCCTGGCATAGCTGTAG GCTATGACGAGTTCagctctgttgacttcagtggcacGTTCTATGTTAACACAGACCGCGATGATGACTATGCTGGCTTTGTGTTTGGCTATCAGTCCAGCAGTCGGTTTTATGTCCTGATGTGGAAGCAGGTCACTCAGACCTACTGGGAGGACAAACCCACCAGGGCATATGGCTATTCTGGTGTGTCACTCAAAGTAGTGAATTCAACAACTGGTACTGGTGAACATTTGAGAAATGCTCTCTGGCACACAGGAAACACCCCTGGACAG GTGCGTACTTTGTGGCATGATCCCAAGAACATTGGCTGGAAAGATTATACTGCTTACAGGTGGCATTTGATTCATCGGCCTAAAACAGGATTAATAAA AGTTTTAGTGTATGAAGGGAAGCAAGTCATGGTGGATTCTGGACCAGTCTATGATACAACCTTTGCTGGTGGACGATTAGGTCTTTTTGTCTTCTCTCAAGAGATGGTCTATTTCTCTGACCTCAAATATGAATGCAGAG ATGCTTGA